In Nocardia asteroides, the following proteins share a genomic window:
- the aroC gene encoding chorismate synthase, with translation MLRWITAGESHGPALVALLEGMVAGVEVTSDDVSAQLARRRLGYGRGARMKFEADKVTLVGGVRHGRTMGGPVAIEVANSEWPKWTEVMSADPVDEEALAGMARNAPLTRPRPGHADFSGMLKYNFDDARPVLERASARETAARVAAGTVARNFLRQAFGVEVISHVVSIGTAANTTGVIPGAGDLEAIDASPVRAFDAEAEAAMIAEIEAAKKDGDTLGGVVEVIVDGLPIGLGSFISGEQRLDSRLAAALMGIQAIKGVEVGDGFETARRRGSQAHDEMRPGPDGVLRSTNRAGGLEGGMTNGEALRVRAAMKPISTVPRALSTVDMSTGEEAVAIHQRSDVCAVPAAGVVAESMVALVVAQAALDKFGGDSLTETLDNITRYLDRIGNRPHVPADSRTS, from the coding sequence GTGTTGCGCTGGATAACTGCCGGAGAATCCCATGGTCCCGCTCTCGTCGCCCTCCTGGAAGGGATGGTCGCCGGAGTCGAGGTGACATCGGACGACGTCTCCGCACAGCTCGCGCGCCGACGGCTCGGGTACGGGCGCGGCGCCCGGATGAAGTTCGAGGCCGACAAGGTCACCCTGGTCGGCGGCGTTCGCCATGGCCGGACCATGGGTGGTCCGGTCGCGATCGAGGTCGCCAACTCCGAGTGGCCCAAGTGGACCGAGGTGATGTCGGCCGACCCGGTCGACGAGGAAGCCCTCGCCGGGATGGCGCGCAACGCGCCGCTGACCCGCCCGCGCCCCGGTCACGCCGACTTCTCCGGCATGCTCAAGTACAACTTCGACGACGCGCGTCCGGTGCTCGAGCGGGCCAGTGCCCGGGAGACCGCGGCCCGCGTCGCGGCGGGTACGGTCGCCCGTAACTTCCTGCGCCAGGCCTTCGGCGTCGAGGTGATCTCGCATGTGGTGTCGATCGGCACCGCCGCCAACACCACCGGTGTCATCCCGGGTGCGGGTGATCTCGAGGCGATCGACGCCAGCCCGGTGCGCGCCTTCGACGCCGAGGCCGAGGCGGCGATGATCGCCGAGATCGAGGCCGCCAAGAAGGACGGCGACACCCTGGGCGGTGTCGTCGAGGTGATCGTCGACGGTCTGCCGATCGGGCTCGGCTCGTTCATCAGCGGTGAGCAGCGCCTGGATTCGCGGCTGGCCGCGGCCCTCATGGGCATCCAGGCGATCAAGGGTGTCGAGGTGGGTGACGGTTTCGAGACCGCGCGCCGGCGCGGCAGCCAGGCTCACGACGAGATGCGTCCCGGCCCCGACGGCGTTCTGCGCTCGACCAACCGTGCCGGTGGTCTCGAGGGCGGCATGACCAATGGCGAGGCGCTGCGGGTGCGCGCCGCGATGAAGCCGATCTCGACCGTGCCGCGCGCGCTGTCGACCGTCGACATGTCCACCGGCGAGGAAGCCGTCGCGATCCACCAGCGCTCGGACGTGTGCGCCGTGCCCGCGGCCGGCGTGGTCGCCGAGTCGATGGTGGCGCTGGTCGTGGCCCAGGCCGCGCTGGACAAGTTCGGTGGTGACTCGCTCACCGAGACGCTCGACAACATCACCAGGTACCTCGACCGGATCGGCAACCGCCCGCACGTGCCCGCGGACAGCCGCACGTCGTGA
- a CDS encoding shikimate dehydrogenase has translation MAEARKAAVLGKPIAHSRSPQLHLAAYRALGLDWSYERVECSAEELPGFVDGLGPEWVGLSVTMPGKEAALAHADTRTDRAVLVGSANTLVRTETGWLADCTDVDGVLGALRGGGVDGLTEAVVLGAGGTARPALLALSELGARSVTVVARDAGRARSALELAERLGMAVSTIGFDDDSLVPVCARAGAVVSTIPATAGAAVAAQVAGAPVVLDAIYNPWPTPLAEAVAAAGHTVVSGLQMLLNQAYGQVELFTGRPAPRAAMAAALD, from the coding sequence GTGGCTGAGGCGCGCAAGGCCGCGGTGCTCGGCAAGCCGATCGCGCACTCGCGCTCGCCGCAACTGCATCTGGCCGCCTACCGCGCGCTCGGGCTCGACTGGAGCTATGAGCGCGTCGAATGCTCGGCCGAGGAACTGCCCGGCTTCGTCGACGGACTCGGACCCGAGTGGGTCGGGCTCTCGGTGACCATGCCGGGCAAGGAAGCCGCCCTGGCGCACGCCGACACGCGCACCGATCGTGCCGTGCTGGTCGGCTCGGCCAACACCCTGGTGCGCACCGAGACGGGCTGGCTGGCCGACTGCACCGACGTGGACGGCGTGCTCGGCGCACTGCGCGGCGGCGGCGTCGACGGGCTGACCGAGGCGGTGGTGCTGGGCGCGGGCGGCACCGCCCGCCCCGCGCTGCTCGCGCTGTCCGAACTGGGCGCGCGGTCGGTCACCGTGGTCGCCCGCGACGCGGGCCGCGCCCGCAGCGCCCTGGAGCTCGCCGAGCGACTCGGCATGGCGGTCTCGACCATCGGCTTCGACGACGACTCCCTCGTGCCCGTGTGCGCACGGGCCGGCGCCGTGGTGAGCACGATCCCCGCCACGGCCGGCGCGGCCGTGGCAGCGCAGGTGGCCGGTGCCCCGGTGGTGCTCGACGCGATCTACAACCCGTGGCCGACCCCGCTGGCCGAGGCGGTCGCCGCGGCCGGGCACACGGTGGTGAGCGGTCTGCAGATGCTGCTGAACCAGGCCTACGGGCAGGTCGAGCTCTTCACCGGCCGGCCCGCCCCGCGCGCGGCGATGGCGGCCGCGCTCGACTGA
- the aroB gene encoding 3-dehydroquinate synthase, with product MTEPTTIQVRTADPYPVIIGRGLLGDLVEAVSAGNAVRTVAIFHQPPLAETAEAVRKALADTGIDAHRIEIPDAEDGKDLAVAGFCWEVLGRIGLTRNDAVVSLGGGAATDLAGFVAATWMRGVRIVHVPTTLLAMVDAAVGGKTGINTEAGKNLVGSFHEPSAVLVDLATLETVPRNEIVAGMAEIIKAGFIADPVILDLIEADPEVALDPTGEVLPELIRRAIQVKADVVAADLKESSLREILNYGHTLGHAVERRERYRWRHGAAVSVGLVFAAELGRLAGRLDDATADRHRTILESVGLPVSYDSDALPQLMDAMQTDKKTRSGVLRFVVLDGLAKPGRLEGPDPSLLAAAYSAIAREGSTGGPILL from the coding sequence GTGACAGAGCCGACCACCATCCAGGTCCGCACCGCCGACCCGTACCCGGTGATCATCGGCCGCGGGCTGCTCGGCGATCTCGTCGAAGCGGTCTCCGCGGGCAATGCCGTGCGGACCGTGGCGATCTTCCATCAGCCGCCGCTGGCCGAGACCGCCGAGGCGGTCCGGAAAGCGCTGGCCGACACCGGGATCGACGCACACCGCATCGAGATCCCCGACGCCGAGGACGGCAAGGACCTGGCCGTGGCCGGGTTCTGCTGGGAGGTGCTCGGCCGCATCGGGCTGACCCGCAACGACGCCGTGGTGAGCCTCGGCGGCGGTGCGGCCACCGACCTGGCCGGCTTCGTCGCCGCCACCTGGATGCGCGGGGTGCGCATCGTGCACGTGCCCACCACGCTGCTGGCGATGGTCGACGCGGCGGTCGGCGGCAAGACCGGCATCAACACCGAGGCGGGCAAGAACCTCGTCGGCAGCTTCCACGAGCCCAGCGCCGTACTGGTGGACCTGGCCACCCTGGAGACGGTCCCCCGCAACGAGATCGTGGCGGGCATGGCCGAGATCATCAAGGCCGGCTTCATCGCAGACCCGGTGATCCTCGACCTGATCGAGGCCGATCCGGAGGTCGCGCTCGACCCCACCGGCGAGGTGCTGCCCGAGCTGATCCGGCGCGCCATCCAGGTCAAGGCCGATGTCGTGGCCGCCGACCTCAAGGAATCGAGCCTGCGCGAGATCCTCAACTACGGCCACACCCTGGGCCACGCCGTGGAACGCCGCGAGCGCTACCGCTGGCGCCACGGCGCGGCGGTGTCCGTCGGCCTGGTGTTCGCCGCCGAGCTGGGCAGGCTGGCCGGTCGCCTCGACGACGCGACCGCCGACCGGCACCGCACCATCCTGGAGAGCGTCGGCCTGCCGGTGAGCTACGACAGTGACGCGCTGCCGCAGCTGATGGACGCCATGCAGACCGACAAGAAGACCCGCTCGGGTGTGCTGCGGTTCGTGGTGCTCGACGGCCTGGCCAAGCCCGGCCGGCTCGAAGGTCCCGACCCGTCGCTGCTGGCCGCGGCCTACTCCGCGATCGCCCGCGAGGGTTCCACCGGCGGTCCGATCCTGCTCTGA
- the mltG gene encoding endolytic transglycosylase MltG, whose translation MTDRWARAEERYRAREADRRYPRRDDWGLDPRTAREEPQQQPGWDDDDDTNVIPRYEDELYDDEPEPEPEPVEPPRRVGQRAAPAGRSAGARTAAERGRGKRPAERDRPQPGRGKAGAGRKRSRIASRKAAERKRRRRNLWVVGALLAVLIVSAAGFAGYKLMDRFAPAEDFAGPAGAPVVVQVHSGDTASQIAEAMREKGIVASSEAFYEAAVRNSGMNSVQPGFYAIGVNSPAAEAVATLVGGKSRVGKLTVSEGRLLHDKHDANTGGRYDGIYRKIADASCYGIEKKCVTYEQLDAAGASPDLAGLGVPDWAMQGVRESPDRARQLEGLIAAGTWDFDPSGTPQQILRQLVTTSVQRYESTGLLQSGATTNLTPYQTLVAASLVEREAKPQDMSKVARVIVNRLKVDQMLQFDSTVNYTLDTTEVATTDADRARETAWNTYAMRGLPVTPISAPSLEALQAMENPAPGAWLYFVTVDKEGTTLFTDSYSEHLRLVTQAQRSGILDSSKPYGG comes from the coding sequence ATGACCGACCGATGGGCCAGGGCCGAGGAACGCTACCGGGCGCGGGAAGCTGATCGGCGCTACCCCCGGCGCGACGACTGGGGTCTCGATCCCCGCACCGCGCGCGAGGAGCCGCAGCAGCAGCCCGGCTGGGACGACGATGACGACACCAACGTCATCCCGCGCTACGAGGACGAGCTCTACGACGACGAGCCCGAGCCCGAGCCGGAACCGGTCGAGCCGCCGCGCCGGGTGGGTCAGCGGGCCGCTCCCGCCGGCCGCAGCGCGGGCGCGCGGACCGCGGCCGAGCGTGGGCGTGGCAAGCGGCCCGCCGAGCGCGACCGGCCGCAGCCGGGGCGTGGCAAGGCGGGCGCGGGCCGCAAGCGATCGCGCATCGCCTCGCGCAAGGCGGCCGAGCGTAAACGGCGCAGGCGCAATCTGTGGGTGGTCGGCGCGCTGCTGGCCGTCCTGATCGTCTCGGCGGCCGGGTTCGCCGGCTACAAGCTGATGGATCGGTTCGCCCCGGCCGAGGACTTCGCGGGACCGGCGGGCGCGCCCGTGGTCGTCCAGGTGCATTCCGGCGACACCGCCTCGCAGATCGCCGAGGCCATGCGCGAGAAGGGCATCGTCGCCAGTTCCGAGGCGTTCTACGAAGCGGCAGTGCGGAACTCGGGGATGAACAGTGTGCAGCCCGGGTTCTATGCCATCGGCGTGAACAGCCCCGCCGCCGAGGCCGTCGCGACCCTGGTCGGCGGCAAGTCGCGGGTCGGCAAACTGACCGTCTCCGAGGGCCGGTTGCTGCACGACAAGCACGACGCCAACACCGGTGGCCGCTACGACGGCATCTATCGCAAGATCGCCGATGCCAGCTGCTACGGCATCGAGAAGAAGTGCGTGACCTACGAACAGCTCGACGCCGCGGGCGCGAGCCCGGATCTGGCCGGTCTCGGCGTGCCCGACTGGGCGATGCAGGGCGTGCGGGAATCACCCGACCGCGCCCGGCAGCTCGAAGGTCTGATCGCCGCGGGCACCTGGGATTTCGATCCGAGCGGCACGCCGCAGCAGATCCTGCGGCAACTGGTGACCACCAGCGTGCAGCGCTACGAGTCGACCGGACTGCTCCAGTCCGGCGCCACCACCAACCTGACGCCGTACCAGACCCTGGTCGCGGCCTCGCTCGTCGAGCGGGAGGCGAAGCCGCAGGACATGAGCAAGGTGGCCCGGGTGATCGTGAACCGGCTCAAGGTCGACCAGATGCTGCAGTTCGACTCGACGGTCAACTACACCCTCGACACCACCGAGGTGGCGACCACCGACGCCGACCGCGCCCGCGAAACCGCGTGGAACACCTACGCGATGCGCGGCCTGCCGGTGACCCCGATCTCGGCGCCGTCGCTGGAAGCGTTGCAGGCCATGGAGAATCCGGCCCCGGGCGCGTGGCTGTACTTCGTGACCGTTGACAAGGAGGGCACCACCCTGTTCACCGACAGCTACTCCGAGCACCTGCGCCTGGTCACCCAGGCACAGCGCAGCGGCATCCTCGACAGCTCCAAGCCCTACGGTGGCTGA
- the ruvX gene encoding Holliday junction resolvase RuvX codes for MTATAGSADQEPADRPDPATDPGRGRRIAIDVGSVRIGVASSDPDGILATPVETVPRAKPAKAGGRAAGPPADIGRIADIVREYEAVEVIIGLPRTLRGENGTAATIARRFARELRRVIDPIPIRLSDERLTTVSAARALRDSGVRARGQRQVIDQAAAVSILQGWLDERSSVLKDAAGTVGDDA; via the coding sequence ATGACCGCCACCGCAGGTTCAGCCGACCAGGAACCGGCAGACCGACCGGATCCGGCGACCGACCCCGGTCGGGGCCGCCGGATCGCGATCGATGTCGGCAGTGTCCGGATCGGGGTCGCCTCGAGCGACCCCGACGGAATCCTCGCTACGCCCGTGGAGACGGTGCCGCGCGCCAAACCGGCGAAAGCCGGTGGGCGCGCGGCCGGTCCGCCGGCCGACATCGGCAGAATTGCCGACATTGTGCGGGAATACGAAGCGGTCGAGGTGATCATCGGACTGCCGCGCACATTGCGCGGCGAAAACGGCACCGCGGCGACCATCGCGCGCAGGTTTGCCCGGGAGTTGCGCCGAGTGATCGACCCGATTCCGATACGCCTTTCCGACGAACGTTTGACTACGGTGTCTGCTGCACGTGCGCTGCGCGACAGCGGGGTTCGCGCACGTGGCCAGCGGCAGGTGATCGATCAGGCGGCAGCCGTGTCGATTCTGCAAGGATGGTTGGACGAGCGGAGTTCGGTGTTGAAGGACGCAGCAGGCACGGTCGGAGACGATGCATGA
- a CDS encoding prepilin peptidase: MTTAAFCLLIAWCLLLGVIDIHARRLPNALTGTGAAAVFGYAYCAGQLPTALAGAALLTMPYLVTHLISPAALGAGDVKLAVALGAAAALAGPPAWVWAALAAPVLTAAVAVAVLGGDRIRAALGRTARGARIPDRRTVPHGPAMCLATVTAMALA, from the coding sequence ATGACCACTGCCGCGTTCTGCCTGCTCATCGCCTGGTGCCTGCTGCTGGGCGTCATCGACATCCATGCGCGCCGCCTGCCCAACGCCCTCACCGGCACCGGGGCGGCGGCGGTGTTCGGCTACGCCTACTGCGCCGGACAGCTGCCCACCGCACTCGCCGGCGCCGCCCTGCTGACCATGCCGTATCTGGTCACGCATCTGATCTCTCCGGCCGCGCTGGGCGCCGGCGATGTCAAACTGGCCGTGGCGCTGGGCGCGGCCGCCGCACTCGCCGGACCACCGGCCTGGGTGTGGGCGGCCCTCGCCGCGCCCGTCCTCACCGCCGCGGTGGCCGTCGCGGTGCTCGGCGGTGACCGGATCCGCGCGGCACTGGGCCGCACCGCGCGCGGTGCCAGGATCCCCGACCGCCGGACCGTGCCGCACGGGCCCGCCATGTGCCTGGCCACCGTCACCGCGATGGCACTGGCATGA
- a CDS encoding B-4DMT family transporter, with the protein MTAWVLRAAVLGGLVVGLRLLLGFAMASWPTYGVIWRVACLIVIVGVAVAWGMRDGRSGAGADLTVRWLAAGAVAGIGSGALCWALDHVPGIELGDSGALFELTSSASFILLLIFLPALAGVALGRRQARRTPAAPAPATASEFAPAV; encoded by the coding sequence ATGACCGCTTGGGTGTTACGAGCCGCCGTGCTGGGTGGGCTGGTCGTCGGGCTTCGGCTGCTGCTCGGCTTCGCGATGGCGTCCTGGCCGACCTACGGCGTGATCTGGCGGGTGGCCTGCCTCATCGTGATCGTCGGCGTCGCCGTGGCCTGGGGCATGCGGGACGGCCGGTCGGGTGCGGGCGCCGATCTCACCGTGCGCTGGCTGGCCGCGGGTGCGGTGGCCGGGATCGGCAGCGGCGCGCTGTGCTGGGCCCTCGATCACGTCCCCGGCATCGAACTCGGTGATTCCGGGGCACTGTTCGAGCTCACCTCGTCGGCGTCGTTCATCCTGCTGCTGATCTTCCTGCCCGCGCTGGCCGGGGTCGCGCTCGGCCGTCGGCAGGCCCGGCGTACGCCCGCCGCGCCCGCGCCCGCCACGGCCTCGGAGTTCGCTCCGGCCGTCTGA